Part of the Vicinamibacteria bacterium genome is shown below.
CGTTCCAGTATCGACGAACGTCGTCGAGGCTCTGGGTGGCGCTCATTCCGCGGCGGAGTCTAGCACGAGGCGCCGAGGAGGTGAAACTTTGGAGCGCTCGGCGCATCCACCTATAATGTGGCGATGCTCCAGCCGGCCGAACAACTTCTCGAAGGGGAGTTTGCCCAGGACGTCGCCATCGGGCTCGGCACTGACCCCAAGTACCTATTGGCGAAGTACTTCTACGACGACCGGGGCTCGCGTTTGTTCGAGCGGGTAACGGAGCTTCCCGAGTACTATCCCACCCGCACCGAAGCGGCGATCCTCCGGGAGAACGCGCCTCGCATCGGCCGTTTGATGGGAAGAAACTTGAGTCTGGTGGAGCTCGGCAGTGGTAGCTCGACCAAGACGAGAATTCTCCTCGAGAGCCTTTTGAGAAATCGTGACGAGCTCACCTATCTGCCGATCGACATCTCTCCGGGCATCCTCGGCCAGACCGCCTCGAAGCTGGGTGAGGCTTATCCCGAGCTCGAGGTGACGCCGATTGCGTCGCAGTACGAATCCGGACTCCAGAGAGCCAGTGACCTCGTCGGCAAGGACGCCGAGACCCCTGACCGCATGCTCGTGCTCTTTCTCGGTTCGAGCATCGGTAACCTGGAGCCTCCCGCCGACGCTCGTTTTCTCTCGCGGGTCCGAAATCGGCTCGACGAGGGAGACGCGTTTCTCGTAGGATTCGATCTGGTGAAGGATGTCTCGATCTTGAACGCCGCTTACAACGACGCCGAAGGAGTCACCGCCGAGTTCAATCTCAACATCCTGCGACGCATCAACCGCGAGCTGGGTGGTGATTTCGACCTCGGTCGGTTCTCCCATCGTGCCTTCTTCAACGCGGAAGCGAGCCGCATCGAGATGCACCTCGTTTCCTCACGGGAGCACGAGGTGAACATCGCCGCTCTCGGGCGGCAATACCGGTTCCGGACTGCCGAGACGATCCACACCGAAAGCTCGTACAAATACACCCGGGAACGGATCGCGAGCCTGGCCCGAATCTCGGGCTTCGAGGTGGCGGAGCTCTTCACCGACGAGAGGAGCTGGTTCGCCCTCGCCCTCTTGACGCCGGCCTAAGCCGTCATCGTGCGACATGCGTGAGCATCGAGGGCCTCTTGCCCTCATCGGCATCGTCGGCCTAGTCCTGTCGGGCTTCGCCCTGACGGTCGATTATCCGAGGGCTGCG
Proteins encoded:
- the egtD gene encoding L-histidine N(alpha)-methyltransferase → MLQPAEQLLEGEFAQDVAIGLGTDPKYLLAKYFYDDRGSRLFERVTELPEYYPTRTEAAILRENAPRIGRLMGRNLSLVELGSGSSTKTRILLESLLRNRDELTYLPIDISPGILGQTASKLGEAYPELEVTPIASQYESGLQRASDLVGKDAETPDRMLVLFLGSSIGNLEPPADARFLSRVRNRLDEGDAFLVGFDLVKDVSILNAAYNDAEGVTAEFNLNILRRINRELGGDFDLGRFSHRAFFNAEASRIEMHLVSSREHEVNIAALGRQYRFRTAETIHTESSYKYTRERIASLARISGFEVAELFTDERSWFALALLTPA